TTCGCGCGAAATCCACCTGATCAACGAAGCCGTGATGGCTCATCAGGGAATTCTCAAGGTGATCTTTGAAAACGACTATTTGAAGAACGACCATATCATCCGCCTTTGCGAAATCTGCTCGGATCACAAGGTGGCTTTCGTAAAAACCTCCTCTGGCTACGGCTTTATCAAGCAGGCTAATGGGGATTACAACTACAAGGGGGCGACGGAGGAACACCTCAAGCTCATGCGGAAACATAGCGCTCCGGAGGTGCAGATCAAGGCGGCCGGCGGCGTGCGCACGCTCGATGATTTGATCAAGGTCCGCGAATTCGGGGTGACCCGCGTCGGGGCGACCGCCACCGCCGCGATGATCAATGAAGCCCGGAAGCGGCACGGCATGGCCCCCGTTGAGGCGTGTGCCACGCCCTCATCCGCTGGATATTAATTCGACAAAAAAAGGCGTCCGGGGTAACCCGGACGCCTTT
This genomic interval from bacterium contains the following:
- the deoC gene encoding deoxyribose-phosphate aldolase: MKTTLPPVAELAKMIDHSLLHPTMTDADLKAGCELAARYAVATVCIKPYAISMARDLLNGSGVKVCAVIGFPHGNSTTGIKVIEAESAVLAGAPEIDMVVNIGKVLGGDWAYVSREIHLINEAVMAHQGILKVIFENDYLKNDHIIRLCEICSDHKVAFVKTSSGYGFIKQANGDYNYKGATEEHLKLMRKHSAPEVQIKAAGGVRTLDDLIKVREFGVTRVGATATAAMINEARKRHGMAPVEACATPSSAGY